The stretch of DNA AACCTCTTAACTTGATCTGTCGAAATACTGGACACTGGTTCTGCCTCTATCTATTTGGTGAAGTAGTCCATAGCAACAATATTCCACCTTGTTTGCTTATAATCAATGGGAAATGGACCCACGATATCAACTCCCCACATGAAGAATGGCCAAGGAGATAAGACAGATTTCAAAGGTTCTCCAAGAGCGTGATATAAATCAGCGTGACGCTGACATTTGTCACAGTTCCTAACATACATGGTGGTGTCGTCATGTAGATTTGGCAAGTAGAAATCTGCCCTTAGGATTTTTCCTACTAATGATCTTAATCCAATGTGACTTCCACAGGATCCTTCATGTACTTCTTCCATAATCCGCTTCGCCTCCTCTTCGCCGACACACAACAACATGGGCGAGGCAAATCCACTTTTGTATAACTTGTCACCAACCATGGAATGCCAAGCCGCCATCTTCCTTATTTTGAAAGCCTTTTCTTTCTCACTTGGTAATTCATCTTTCTGTAAGTAGTGGATTATTAGTGACCTTCAATCTTCCTCTTCTATCACCATCATAACCGCTGCTACATCAATGTTAGGGGTTGCAAATAGTTTCCTGGATAACAGTTATGTGGCTTCCTTGTCTCTTTGTGCTTGCCAATTTGGACAGCAAATCAGCTCTTGTATTTTGCTCTCGGGGAACATAGACCAACTCAAAAGAATTAAAATGTTTGGCTAACCTTTGAACTCCTTCAAAATACTTAATCAATTGTGGTTCTTTGGTTTGAAATTTTCCTGAAACTTGGTTTGTAACTAGatgggaatcactcatggctCTTAAGTCCTTTACCTCCATTTCTTTTGCCAATTTCATTCCAGCAATTAACGCCTCGTATTCACCTTGGTTGTTGTTGGCTTTAAAGGTGAAACGTAACGGTTGTTCGATCATTACGCCATTTGGACCCTCTAGTACTACACCAGCCCCACTGCCTCTTATATTTGAGGCTCCGTCCACCGTTAAAATCCATGGTGAGGTTTTTTCCGCCGTTGGTGGAGTGGACATCTCTAAAACAAAATCATCTAACATTTATGATTTAATGGCTCCTCTTGGAGAAAAAGTGAGGTCAAATTCTGACAATTCTATGGACCATGCCACCATTCTTCCAGCCAAGTCTGGCTTTCTTAGGACGTTCTTTATAGGATAGTTTGTCCTAACTACGACCTTGTGACTTTGAAAACATTGCCTTAGTTTTCTGGCCGAAACTACTATTGCAAGGGATAATCTTTCTATCCTTTGATTCCTCACTTCTTCTCCTCTTAGGGTTCTACTAACAAAATAAATGGGCTTCTCTTCACCCTCTACTTCTTGAACTAAAACTGAGCTTAAGGCTCTATCAGAAACTGCTAGATAAAGGTAAAGAGTATTGCCTGGTATCGGGCGTGTCAGGATTGGAGGTGACGCCAAAAATTCCTTCAGCTGCTTGAATGATTCTTCACATTGAGGAGTCCATGAGAATCTCTCACTTTTCTTCAAAGATGTGAAGAAGTGAAAAGCCTTCTCGCCTGCACACGACAAAAATCTAGACAACACTACTATCTTTCCTGTCAATTGTTGAACTTCCTTCACAGAGGAAGGACTTCTCATATCAATTATAGCTTGACATTTCTCAGGATTCGCTTCTATCCCTCTGTTGGTAAGCATAAAACCTAGGAACTTTCCTACTTGTACACCAAATGAGCATTTTGCAGGATTCAACCTCATGTTGTATTTTCTAACTGAGTTCAAAATGTCAGCCAGATCTTGATCGTGCTCGCCCTCTTCCATTGTTTTCACCACCATGTCATCAATTTAAACTTCTAGATTTTTCCCTATTTGCTCGGTGAAGACACTATCCATCAACCATTGGTATGTCGCCCAtgcatttttcaatccaaaagaCATgacattataataataattgcaaGTATTGGACATGAAGGCTGTATGAGGGGCGTCCATGGGGTTCATTCTGATTTGATTTTAACCAGAATAAGCATCCATGAAACATAGCATGTTGCACCCAGAAGCGCCATCTTTTAGCCTGTCAATGTTGGGCAATGGGTATGGTTCTTTTGGACACGCCTTGTTCAGATCCGTGAAATCCACACACATTCTCCACTTCCCGTTAGCTTTCTTTACCATGACCACGTTCGCCAACCAAGATGGATACTTTATCTCTTCGATGAAACCCGCTTCGTTTAGCTTTCCTACCTCCGCCGCTATCGCGGCTCGCCTTTCTTCTCCTACTTTTCTTTTCCTCTGTGATACTAGCTTAATGCTGGGCGATATTGAAAACTTATGCGTGATAACGCTTTCTTCTATCCCCGGCATGTCAGAGGGTTTCCATGCAAAAAGATTAACATTATTTTTCAGGATTTTTATTATCTTCTCTTTTTATGTGTGCGACAAATCCGTTCCAAAATTTGTTGTTTGGTGAGGCTCCTCGCCAATCTGCACCTACTCTAACTCTTCTATCGGGCTTACTCTTTTGTCTTGAAATTCCTCCCTGGGATCCATGTCTGCATTTTCTATCACATCTGAATTGGAAGTTATTGGAGATTTGTAAATATTCAAGCTAGATGTTGGACTGAatgtttcaacatcaggtacaagcaagatgttggatagaatgcttcaacattggatacaacaTCTAGTGGGTCGGACTTTGCGTTTTCTTAGTTCCAGAAGGCGGCCATGACCTAGTTTTATTCCTTAAGGTCGAAACATTTAAGGAAACAATCTATTTAAAGCAACATGATATTTGGTTCAAGAATATGTGTGCTGGATATTCCTTTGACCAGCTATTCTATCTGAAGCCTGGATTGCTCAACAAGCCTATGCTGCAGATACTATATAAGGAAGACTCAAGACCTAGTTTTTCATCACTGAAACCGAaatcaatattttataaaaggagTCTTTTAGGGTTTTAGTCTTTTGTTGTTCCTTGTTAATTGTATACCTCTCTGGTTGCTACTATTGATTACCAAAGCATAGAGGTGGTTTGTTTTTAGTCGAGTGAACCATTCCTAAACTTTGAAGTAAGGAATTGGTCTGTGTTAGAAATGTTTCTTCATTATAAATCTGTAACGTTTATGAAATTCTTGCTAGTTGTAAGGTTAAGAGGAGGTGAGGTGGGacctcatatctaggagttcctaggtagagtATAGCACGGGTAGTGATTAGGTGATAAGTCATAAACGAGACatttattgagggctttgaactaatactatcatagtggattcactcctggattggtatccccagagtaggttgttatgctgaactgggttaacaaataactgtgttatttAGTTTCTTGTTATTTACGTTTCCTCATTGTTCATCTAGTACTCTGTTGACCTAGTGGTGGATCATCGGATCAAACATCGCAATCTAATTACAGTGTTGGAGCATCGCGTTCAACATCGTGATACTAGTGTGTCAGAATTTCAGAATTCCTATGCCTTATTTTCAAGCTGGACTCGTAACATCGTTTGGCTAATAACTGATCGCCTCTAACAGTCCCCACTCCCCCATTATCCAAGGGATACTTTATTTCCAGATACAATGTTGACATGACGGCGCCTAAAGCATTGAATATTGGCTTTCCAATAATGATGTTATAAGAGTTGAATGGGGTTTTGACTACTAATTAACGGACCTTGATAGTCTTGGCATTATCCTTATCTCTGAAAGTTATGAGTAATGAAGCATATCCCATCACATCCACTTGTTCTCCGGAGAATCCAACCAAAGTTCCCACATATGGTTGTACCTGTTCCTCTGCTAATTGCGTGTCCTTAAAGGCTTCCCAATACATGATGTCCACAGAACTGCCGGAACCTATTAGGACCCTTTTCACATCACAATTTAGGATTTGAACTTGTATAACCAGAGTGTCATCATCATGTGGCGTTATTCCTTGACCGTCCTCCGCCGTGAAAGACAAATCAGGAATAGATGGGAAAGGTGGGTGCCTGATAAGGTATGTTTCAGAGATGGCGCGTCGAACAAACCGCTTCCTAGTAGAATTTGATTCGCCTCCTCCTGAAAATCCTCCAGCAATAGTGTTGACGGAGACTCTCACTTTGGGCGGTTCTTCTCTACCCTCTGATGAATCCCGCGGTTCTCGCCTAGGAACCTTTGGCACAACGACTCGCCCTTGTGCCGCATCCTCGATAAACTTTCTCAAGTGACCGCTTTTAATAAACTCCTCGATAAGATCTCTTAGTCGAAAACACTTCTCCGTCGAGTGCCCTCTACAATGATGATAGGCGCACCAAGCATCACTGTCAGGTCCCATCAAAGCGCCTCTATCCCTAGAGGGAGGAAAGTTATCTAAATCGGTGGCGAGAATTTCCTTCAATACATGCACTTTGGCTTTGTTCAAAGGCGTGTACTCCTTGAAGGAGGGATAGTCTTTGACTTCGCGCCTTGGTAGTTGGTAATAAGGGTTTCCCTGGCATCTTTCCCATGACGCCTCTTGTTGGCCTCCATACCTTTGTCGCTGATGGTCAGGAGCCTTTCCGTTACGGTTGACGTATTCTTTTTCCTTGGCATCTCTCTGCCTCTTCTCTGCGTTACTTTCTTCTCCCTTGATATAACATTCTACTATCTTGTTTATTTCTTGCATTGAAGATGCATGCTTTTGGGCTAAGGATTCATTGAAGTGTCCCACCCTTAGCCCGTTGTGAAAAGCCGCTACGAACATTTCTTGGTTAGGATTCGAAACCTTTATGGTGGCTTCGCTAAATCTAGCCAAGTAATCACGCAATGACTCTGTGTGGTTTTGGCAAATTGAAAAGAGGCTagttgatgtgactttcacaTGTTTTGATCCAGCAAATTGATGGATGAATTTCTTTTGGAAGTCAGCATAACTTCCAATAGAATTTTTTGGAAGATTCATGTACCAGCGTAACGCTGCGTCTTTGAATGTTCCAGACAACAATTTGCACTTTAAATGCTCCGGGGCATTTATTATGGCAGTTTGCATGCCTACCGCCATTAGGTGTTCTAATGGATCTGTTTTTCCATGAAGTAAGGAAGGTGAGGGACCTTGATTCCTTCTAGGACTTGAGTTTCCCATAGGTGTTGCGCTAAAGGCTGAGAGTCAACAACACCTTCtccttcttcctcctctgaagcTCTTTTTGCTCTCTCACGTTCTTCCGCTCTCTCTGCCTCAATGGCCGCCATCTGGGTTTGCAAACGTCGAATTTCGAGGATGGCGGCTTGCAGGGTTGCAGCGTTAGAGTTATCATGATTGCTATGATCTCCATCCATGTGAAGATGTTCGTCTTTTCGTTTAGATTGATGTGGTAGGCTGGGAAAAATGTTTTTACCTCAGCTCCATGGTGGGTGCCAAAATGTTCTGGGGAACACTCAAGGG from Trifolium pratense cultivar HEN17-A07 linkage group LG5, ARS_RC_1.1, whole genome shotgun sequence encodes:
- the LOC123886618 gene encoding uncharacterized protein LOC123886618, coding for MAVGMQTAIINAPEHLKCKLLSGTFKDAALRWYMNLPKNSIGSYADFQKKFIHQFAGSKHVKVTSTSLFSICQNHTESLRDYLARFSEATIKVSNPNQEMFVAAFHNGLRVGHFNESLAQKHASSMQEINKIVECYIKGEESNAEKRQRDAKEKEYVNRNGKAPDHQRQRYGGQQEASWERCQGNPYYQLPRREVKDYPSFKEYTPLNKAKVHVLKEILATDLDNFPPSRDRGALMGPDSDAWCAYHHCRGHSTEKCFRLRDLIEEFIKSGHLRKFIEDAAQGRVVVPKVPRREPRDSSEGREEPPKVRVSVNTIAGGFSGGGESNSTRKRFVRRAISETYLIRHPPFPSIPDLSFTAEDGQGITPHDDDTLVIQVQILNCDVKRVLIGSGSSVDIMYWEAFKDTQLAEEQVQPYVGTLVGFSGEQVDVMGYASLLITFRDKDNAKTIKVR